The region TCATAGTAGCAGCTGAGGCACAGTTTGCAGGTATTAAGGCTATTAAATTTTTGCAGTAATTTCTAAGCGTAGTAATGATCCTAAGAGCGGCAATACCACTTCCGCCGTCACTTTTTATAAAAAGATAAGCAGTATCTATCTTTTTACCCTTTAAAATTTCATACATAGCACTTGCATCGTTGCCGCAAACGCTACCAGCGTTTGAATTATAGTAAGTTATCAAAGTAGCGTTTAGTCTTTTTTCGATTGTTTTTATTAAATTTTGTGTCTTACTAAAAAGTACTGGCGGCTTTGCTACGCCTCGTTTTTCAACTTGTTCTGCTTCCTTTTGCTCATTTTCAGCCTCAGCGACCTTGCCCTTTTTCAAAGCCATTTTTTTAATCCTCTTTTCTAACGATTTTTGCAAACTCATTTAGATAAATTTCTCTTATCTCGTCCATGTTCTCATCAATATCATTTAGTTTAAATCTTCTGCCGCCACTAACGCCGATCTTTTCAAATTTGACACCAAATTTAGCAGCAAGCGCTTCAAATTTAGCCTCGTCTTTTACGCCCACAACTGCTCTTGAAAAGCTTTCATCAAAGATAAAATTTGACTCTTTAAATTTCGCCTCGCAGTTTATGCCGATGTTTGAGATGCTAGCCATTTTTGCTAGTGTAATAGCAAGACCGCCAACGCCTACGCTATTTGCAAACTCTAAAATTTGCTCTTTATTTGCTTCGATCACTAGGTCCCAAAGAGCTCGCTCAGCTTTATAATCAACCTCTTTTAGCTTGCCGCCGACCACATCAAATAGAGCCTTTGCGTAAAGTGAAGCTGCAAATTCTCCACTTGTCTCACCAAGTAGGTAAATCGCCCTACCCTCGCTTAAAAATGTGCTTTTTAGATTTAAGTTTGCATCCTCATTTACACCAACTGTGACGATGGCTGGAGTCGGATAGACGCTCACGCCGTCAGTGTCGTTATAAAGGCTCACGTTGCCGCTAACGACTGGTGTATTTAGCTCACGGCAAGCCTCTTTTATGCCTTCACATCCCTCTTTGAACTGCCACATAACCTCTGGATTTTGCGGATTACCGTAGTTTAGGCAGTCAGTAATTGCAAGTGGCACAGCACCACTCATCGCGACCTTTCTACCAGCTGCAGCGACAGCTCTTGCAGCACCAATTTTAGGATCAACGAAATTTGCTCTAGGATCGCACTGCGCAGCCATAGAGACGGCCTTTTTAGTGCCTTTTACTCTGATACTTGCAGCGCCTAAGTGACCTGGCTGTTTTATCGTATTTGTCTGGATATTTGCGTCGTATTGATCGTAGATGAAGCTTTTATTCAGCACTTCTGGCTCTTTTAAAAGCTTGAAAAATGCAGTTTTGTTATCAATATTGTTTGGAATTTTTAAATTTGCTATCTCATCAAGGTATTTTGGACGTGCGACTGGACGATCAAGCACCGGAGCTGCCTCGCTAAGTGGGCCGATAGGGATTTCGCCTGCAAGCTCACCGTGCCAGTAAAGCTGCATCACGCCGCTACTTGTGACCTCACCGATGATCTCAGCATCAAGGTCCCACTTTCTAAAAATTTCAAGCACCTTTTGCTCATAGCCTTTTTTGGCGCATATTAGCATACGCTCTTGAGACTCGCTTAGCATTAGCTCATAAGGCGTCATACCAACTTCGCGCATCGGCACGCGCTCTAAATACATCTTCATACCGCTACCGCTTCTGCCAGCCATCTCAAAGCTAGAGCTTGTAAGTCCTGCTGCGCCCATGTCTTGGATGCCGATGATGTAGTCTTTTTTAAAAAGCTCCAAGCAAGCTTCCATGAGCAGTTTCTCAGCAAATGGGTCGCCTACTTGCACCGTTGGGCGAAGTGATTTATTTTCGTCGTTAAAGCTATCGCTAGCCATCACAGCGCCGCCAAGTCCGTCCCTGCCAGTCTTTGAACCCACGTAAATGACTGGATTGCCCACACCTTCAGCCTTGCCGTAGAAAATTTCATCACTTTTGCAAAGCCCAAGTGCAAAGGCATTAATTAGGATATTGCCATTAAAGCTAGGATCAAACGTAGTTTCGCCGCCAACTGTTGGAATACCCATGCAGTTGCCGTAGTGTCCGATACCAGCCACGCTTCCTTTTAGTAAATATCTATGCTTTTTGGCTATCTCGCCATCGCCTCTTATCTCGCCAAAACGAAGTGAGTTCATGTTTGCAACGACTCTTGCACCCATCGTAAAGACATCTCTTAAAATTCCACCAACGCCGGTTGCAGCGCCTTGAAATGGCTCGATAAAGCTTGGATGGTTGTGACTCTCCATCTTAAATACAGCTGCGATCCCATCGCCAACGTCGATGACACCAGCATTTTCACCAGGTCCTTGAATAACCCAAGGTGCTTTTGTCGGAAAGCCGTTTAGGTATTTTTTACTTGATTTGTAGCTGCAGTGCTCGCTCCACATCGCGGAAAATATCCCAAGCTCGAGCAAATTGGGCTCCCTGCCTAGGATTTTAAGTATATTTTCGTATTCGTCGTCGCTGATTTTGTGCGCTTTTACGGTAGCTTTGTCCATTTTTAGCCTTTAAAAAATTTTGGTTGATTTTACTTAAATTTGCATAAAAAGATGATAAACCAAAGGAGCGAAAACAGAACAAATTTGACGAATAAAATAAGAGTCTAAACTTCATATAGCAAGCTAAAATGTTATATTTGTAGTTATTGATTCGGCTATAAATTCAACCGAAAAATTAGCATTTTTGCGGTACGGGTCTTGGTGAACGGCTCAAATTTTAGACAAATGCCAAATTTGAACTAGCTGTGGAAAATAAAAATTTAAGCATACTAGAACCCTAAATTTGACGCAAGAAAGTCCGATACTCCGTCAAATTCAGCAGGCGATTACCCGCCGCAAATGCCTACTTGCTCGGCATGCTATCGTAGCAAAGTATGTTTAGCAGGATGCGTCCTTGCTTTTTGAGGTCTTGCTCGATGACGTCTTGTCTAAATTTAGCAGAGGTCGCCTGCTCTTTAGTCTGGGCTAACTTGCTGCCGGGCAGGTGAAATTTAAAGTCTAAATTTTTTATCTCAAAGCCCTTGTTTCCGACTATCTTCGCGTCGATCACGGTAGCGAAAAACTCGTCAGACGCGCCCACATAGTAGTTCGTCACGCTTCTAGCGCTTATAGGTTCGCCGCCAAAAAACGCCTTACAAACGGGAGATTTTTGCGCACTATAAACCACGCTCTCAAGGATCCCGCCGCCAAATTCGTAAAACTTAAATTTCTTTGAGTTTTGTAGCTTTTTTATCTCGTCTTTATCGCTCAAATCTACATTTCTACCGCTATCTAGATCAATCACTATCAGGGTTTTTACGCCGTCGCCGCTTGCATAAACCCAGCCTAGATTTTGGCTCGCCGAGTCGCTCTCGCCAGGCGATTTCACCTCGGCCCCACCCTTATAGTCGCCGAATTTTTCCTCTTTTTTGCCGCCGCTCATCTCGTAGACCGTAGTCTCGGTTATAAATCCGATCTGCTGTATGCTAGCGTCGTTTTCCATATATGTACGCCACGCTCTCTCGCCGCCCATCTCGCCTGTAATGGCCGCGCAACCGCTAAACGCTAATGCCATAGCAGCCGCTGCCGCCGTCTTAAAAATCATCGTATTTTTCATTTTTATCCTCCTTGCTTCTCGCTCAAAGAGCAAATTTGATTAAGCCTCGGCTCATACCCGCGCAACTCGTTTTGGATTTTTTCCTCAAATTTAGGCGTTTTTTCGGCTACTTCTCGCGGACTGTCTGGATTTGTAAAATTTTCTATATGAGATTTTAAAAGTAGCGCGCCGCCTTTGGACGAAATTTTTGCCTGCGTTATAACGGCCGTAAAATACCGTTTTTCTAAATTTTGCGTATCATAGTAGCTAGATACGGATTTCACGCTAACGTCGCCGCCTTTTTTAAATGCCTCGCAAACCGAAATCGGCGCCTCAAAAACCGCTACCGTCGTCAAATTTGAGCTAAATTCATAAAATTTGATCCGCCGAGCGTCCCAAAGCTCGGTCACGCTCGCTTCGTCCTTTAGATCAAACTCCGCCTCGGTATCGGCATCTTTTAGCATAAACGCTCTATCTCCGCTTTTATGGACGGCCCCGAGCCTAAAAGGCAGCCTGCTGCCCTCTTTTTTAGTAAGAGCAAAGCCTGTAGTCTCGCCGTCTTCAGGCTGAGTACGAAAATCGCGCGAGAAAAACGCCGTCAAAAAGGCGACCTCCCTAACGGTACCATCAGTACCCAGATATCTCGTCCAGCCATCCTCCGGAACGTCGATATTTGAGACGTCGCGCTCGGCTTTGTTTGCGCTGCTAGTAATGCTCGCGCAACCGCTAAATGCCAAGGCTGCGACGGCTGCTAGAAATAATTTTTTCATCTCGCGCTCGCGTTTAAATTTGATAAAAAAGATCAGTTTTTAGGAGCGGCGCAAACGATGTTTGATAGGATTCGCTCCTGTTTTTTAGCGTCGGCGTCTATGACTTTACTCCTAAATTCCACAGATCGAGCCCGCGTCTGAGTGCTGGCCAGCTTGCCGTCGCTAACGAAAAATTTAAAGTCTAGATTTTTGATCTCGGCGCTTTTGCCCTTTTTCACTCCGATATCCATCAAAGTCGCGAAAAACTCGCTATTGTCGGCGCTTTCTTTATCGTAATAATTAGTCACCGCACGAGCTTTTACCGCCTTACCCGCCGCAAAACTCTCGCACACCGCACCCGAGTCCGAGCTAAAAACCACGCTCTCTAATATGCCGCCGCCAAACTGATAAAATTTGACCTTTCTAGCCCCTCTTAGAGTCGTAAGCTCGTTTTTATCGCGCATATTTATGTACTGGTAACCGAATTGCTCTTTATCGTTAAGCTCCAAAACTATAAAAGAAGTTCCGTTTTGCGCGTACATATCGCCCAGTTTCAGCGCCATATCGGCCCTTTTTACGATCGCCATACCGATGACGTCACCGTCTTTTAGCGCGTAAGTTTTGCTTAAATTTTCCGAGTAAAACGCGATATTGCCGAGGTTGCCGTCGTTTTCAAAATACTTACTCCACTTTGGTTCGGATGAGTCCGTACCCGTTAGTTTATCTTGCAAAGGCGCGCAACCGCTAAATAACGCCGCCAAAGCGACGACTGATAGAATTTTTTTCATTGTTTTCTCCTTTAAGATAAATTCGCTCACTTGCCCAGGCAAAAGCTGCTAAACATTTCGTCTAAAATTTCGCTTCTTTCAAACGGCTTCGTGATTGACGAGATTTGCTCTATCGCCGCATTTAGCTCATAAGCAAAAAGCTCGAGCTCAGACTCGACAAGCAAATTTAACGCTCTTTTTAAAGCTTCACTCGCCTCTTTGCAGCTTAAAATTTGGCGGTTTGAGCTTAGCATGATCTCGTCGGTGTCTTGCGTCTTGAGATATTCCTCGAGCTTTTTTAAAACTACACTCGTATCATTTTTTGCTGAAATTTTGATAGCACCCTCTAGCTCTATGTCAAATTTAAACGCCAGATCGCTTTTGTTTAAGATAAAAAAGGCTTTTTTGTTTGAGCTAGAAACGAGCCTAATTATCTCTTTATCTTGCTCGTCGCTTAGATTTGAGCCATCAAAAACAGCTAGGATTATGTCAGCTTCGTTTATAGCAGAAATAGAATAGTTTATACCGATTTGCTCGATCTTCCCAGCATCTTTTCTGATGCCAGCGGTATCTATTATACGAACTAGATGTGAGCCGATCTTGAAATTTTCTTCTATCCTGTCCCTAGTAGTGCCCGCTTCGTCGCTAACGATCGCCCTCTCGTATGCCAAAAATGAGTTTAAGATAGAGCTTTTGCCAACATTTGGCTTACCAACGATAGCGATCTTAAAGCCATCTATCAGTCCTCTTCTTTGCTCGCTAAGAGTTGCTATGCGCTCTAGTTTCTCGCTATTTTTTAAAAGCATCTGCTTGGTCTGCTCTAGTAAATTTGTAGGCAGATCATCATCAGCATAATCAATCATCGTCTCAACAAAGGCAAGAGTTTTGACCACTTCGCTTCTGATCTCACTAACAAATCTACTAAGATCGCCTTGCATCTGGCGGGTTAAAATTTTAGCAGCGATCTCGCTTTTTGAAGCGATGAGCCCTTGCATAGCCTCAGCCTTGGCTAGATCCATCTTGCCATTTAAAAATGCCCGCTTGCTAAACTCGCCTGGCATAGCAAGCCTTGCGCCAGCCTTTATTAGCTCGTTTAAAATTCTCTCGCTAACCATAACGCCGCCATGAGTTTGAAACTCGACGATATCCTCGCCAGTAAAGCTTGCAGGAGCTTTAAAATATATAACGATGCCCTCGTCTAAAATTTCATCATCAAGGGAGTAAATTTTAGCTAGTTTTGCGTATCTTGGCTCTAAATTTGAAAGTTTAAGGAGTTTTAAAGAGGTGGCCAGAGCGTCCTTGCCGCTAAGCCTTACGATAGAAACTGAGCCGATGCCATAAGCTGTGGCAAGGGCTGCAATGGTTTCACTCATTTTTTGAAAAAGTCATTTACAACGACAAATTTGCCGTCATTGCCGCTTTTTATGCCGACATATTTATCTGGAAATTTCTCGCGAAGTTTCTCAAGTGCGATCTTGACCAAAACCCCATCAAGTGGCTTTGTTTGAGCTCTGCCACTATTTTGCACACGCTCGATCACGCCATTTAGATATTGATCCATCATCGCTTCTTGATTTTGCAAAAATTGCGCGATTTCAAGGCGGATAGCAAGGTTGTATTTTGAGTTTAGCCAGTTATAAAGCATATAAGATATCGCTTTATATCTATAACCTTCTTTACCTATAAGTAGAGCCGCATCAGCTCCATCAAGCTCTACAAGCACCGTTTCATCGTCAAATTTGCTAACTTCAATTTTACTAATATCAAAACAACTTGCCTTAAAAAGACGGTTCATGCCCTCTTTGATCTCAGGTAAAATTTTATCAAAGTCGATTGTTGCTTTTTCTTTTTTTTCTTTTTGTAAAGCTTGAGCCGCACTCTCTTCATCAGTTTGATTAAAATTTTCAATAATAGAATTATCTAAAATATTTTTAGGAGCATTTTTACCAGCTTGTGACCCTTTTATTTCTTTTGGCTCATCAAGTCTCTTTATCACATATCCTGGTTCAGCTTCTTCTTCACTCTTTTGAGCAAACGCATCTTTAGCTAGAGCTTCATTTTTTTCACTTAAATTTGACTTTTCATTTTTATGTTCTTTTTGCTCAAATTTAGTTTCGCTTTTTTCATCTCTATGTTTTTTAGGGCCTCGCTTTTTATCACTATGATCGTGTTTTTTAGCTTGCTTTTTATCTTCTTTTATAGCCTCGTTCTCATCATTTTTTTTAACAAAATTTTTATCATTTTTTGGCTTGTGTTGTGGTTTTGGCTGATTTTCTAAATTTGCTTCAATGATTGCACTTCTTTTAAAAAATCCAAAAAAACCACTGCTTGGATGCTGTAAAACTTTTATATCAAGCTGAGTTACTGAGCAGTTAAGCTGCTCAGCTGCCTTTTGAAATGCCTCTTGAAGGGTATTCGCTTCTATTTTCATTAAGCCTTTACCTCCGTAGCTTTTTTATGTTTTTCAAAAAGTTTATTTACAAATACTTGCTGAACAACCGAGCAAACGTTATTCACAAACCAGTAAAGTGTAAGACCAGCTGGGAATGTCACGAAGAAAAATGTAAATATAAGAGGTAAAAAT is a window of Campylobacter concisus DNA encoding:
- a CDS encoding Jag N-terminal domain-containing protein, with protein sequence MKIEANTLQEAFQKAAEQLNCSVTQLDIKVLQHPSSGFFGFFKRSAIIEANLENQPKPQHKPKNDKNFVKKNDENEAIKEDKKQAKKHDHSDKKRGPKKHRDEKSETKFEQKEHKNEKSNLSEKNEALAKDAFAQKSEEEAEPGYVIKRLDEPKEIKGSQAGKNAPKNILDNSIIENFNQTDEESAAQALQKEKKEKATIDFDKILPEIKEGMNRLFKASCFDISKIEVSKFDDETVLVELDGADAALLIGKEGYRYKAISYMLYNWLNSKYNLAIRLEIAQFLQNQEAMMDQYLNGVIERVQNSGRAQTKPLDGVLVKIALEKLREKFPDKYVGIKSGNDGKFVVVNDFFKK
- the mnmE gene encoding tRNA uridine-5-carboxymethylaminomethyl(34) synthesis GTPase MnmE: MSETIAALATAYGIGSVSIVRLSGKDALATSLKLLKLSNLEPRYAKLAKIYSLDDEILDEGIVIYFKAPASFTGEDIVEFQTHGGVMVSERILNELIKAGARLAMPGEFSKRAFLNGKMDLAKAEAMQGLIASKSEIAAKILTRQMQGDLSRFVSEIRSEVVKTLAFVETMIDYADDDLPTNLLEQTKQMLLKNSEKLERIATLSEQRRGLIDGFKIAIVGKPNVGKSSILNSFLAYERAIVSDEAGTTRDRIEENFKIGSHLVRIIDTAGIRKDAGKIEQIGINYSISAINEADIILAVFDGSNLSDEQDKEIIRLVSSSNKKAFFILNKSDLAFKFDIELEGAIKISAKNDTSVVLKKLEEYLKTQDTDEIMLSSNRQILSCKEASEALKRALNLLVESELELFAYELNAAIEQISSITKPFERSEILDEMFSSFCLGK
- the purL gene encoding phosphoribosylformylglycinamidine synthase subunit PurL; translation: MDKATVKAHKISDDEYENILKILGREPNLLELGIFSAMWSEHCSYKSSKKYLNGFPTKAPWVIQGPGENAGVIDVGDGIAAVFKMESHNHPSFIEPFQGAATGVGGILRDVFTMGARVVANMNSLRFGEIRGDGEIAKKHRYLLKGSVAGIGHYGNCMGIPTVGGETTFDPSFNGNILINAFALGLCKSDEIFYGKAEGVGNPVIYVGSKTGRDGLGGAVMASDSFNDENKSLRPTVQVGDPFAEKLLMEACLELFKKDYIIGIQDMGAAGLTSSSFEMAGRSGSGMKMYLERVPMREVGMTPYELMLSESQERMLICAKKGYEQKVLEIFRKWDLDAEIIGEVTSSGVMQLYWHGELAGEIPIGPLSEAAPVLDRPVARPKYLDEIANLKIPNNIDNKTAFFKLLKEPEVLNKSFIYDQYDANIQTNTIKQPGHLGAASIRVKGTKKAVSMAAQCDPRANFVDPKIGAARAVAAAGRKVAMSGAVPLAITDCLNYGNPQNPEVMWQFKEGCEGIKEACRELNTPVVSGNVSLYNDTDGVSVYPTPAIVTVGVNEDANLNLKSTFLSEGRAIYLLGETSGEFAASLYAKALFDVVGGKLKEVDYKAERALWDLVIEANKEQILEFANSVGVGGLAITLAKMASISNIGINCEAKFKESNFIFDESFSRAVVGVKDEAKFEALAAKFGVKFEKIGVSGGRRFKLNDIDENMDEIREIYLNEFAKIVRKED